The following proteins are co-located in the Vidua chalybeata isolate OUT-0048 unplaced genomic scaffold, bVidCha1 merged haplotype W_reject_6, whole genome shotgun sequence genome:
- the LOC128783271 gene encoding uncharacterized protein LOC128783271, translating to MEQRSLRGPKLAWVQEEEEGPGAAPIVEIKEVVRFKTLQEDAAVDRTQEQDPARGLFRRTVEVPAMVRYIHQWLMDNQFAEQRLNRALLDLTEEQPADVVMTLLCVAPSCDRAAFTMWKSIMCSPRTAEPVQLMLLDVLGSWPEHSTFTSDGDKTGVFVLAATLVMWKILQVPCVPQMVTVYFPHLLVHLLFQVFFSTLDMPEEVDTFWKGCQQQYGLATSPNRFAVRTLKSLLCQMEHEDVVLAMERKRGWDTLLCADTHHYAVGLLAREISRVSIPLCSRIARYLLQLLSTLEPRWELPALAFLVEVLECLNLSGGSANRVLQILSRHLHSKCRDRRRLALRALLKLIDNPSMSEKMGSLTESLVELLCDADGEIVSMTVMLLSFISRDKDMLIGSSIALRLVEALLPLFDHDNSQVQLLSILLFQTLLSLPLEKDKKALKTHVRQSLLPLFFHCHDEDGRVAQASQETLLCVAQFLKRRDLEKVVKKKKLWKFTECLLADDSSRAAEHLRQAMPYLESPEEPLREAAIRFLGMAGRQLRGKKEELQLICEALEGTANDISIAVGSLAIQTLYILQAVERAGYSLLDSLHDQLLRAWRTRPRLLGLGWLRCRSCAEC from the exons ATGGAGCAGAGATCCCTGAGAGGGCCCAAGCTGGCctgggtgcaggaggaggaagaaggccctggagctgccccaatAGTGGAGATCAAAGAGGTGGTGCGGTTCAAGACTCTACAGGAgg atgcagccGTGGACCGCACACAAGAGCAGGACCCCGCCCGTGGCCTCTTCCGCAGAACAGTGGAG GTGCCCGCCATGGTGAGGTACATCCACCAGTGGCTCATGGACAATCAGTTTGCTGAGCAGAGGCTGAACAGGGCCCTGCTGGATCTCACCGAAGAACAGCCTGCTGATGTAGTAATGACACTCCTGTGTGTGGCCCCATCCTGTGACAG agctgctttcaccaTGTGGAAGAGCATCATGTGCTCGCCCAGGACTGCCGAGCCAGTGCAGCTGATGCTCCTCGATGTGCTGGGGAGTTGGCCAGAGCACAGCACGTTCACCTCTGATGGGGACAAAACGGGTGTCTTTGtcctggct GCAACTCTGGTGATGTGGAAGATCCTCCAGgtgccctgtgtcccacagaTGGTGACGGTGTATTTCCCCCACCTACTTGTGCATCTGCTCTTCCAAGTGTTCTTCAGCACTCTGGATATGCCAGAGGAGGTCGATACCTTCTGGAAGGGATGCCAGCAGCAATACGGCCTCGCCACCAGCCCCAACAG GTTTGCAGTGCGGACCCTgaagtccctgctctgccaaatGGAGCACGAGGATGTGGTGCTGGCAATGGAACGCAAGCGTGGCTGGGACACgctgctgtgtgctgacacCCACCACTATGCCgtgggtctgctggccag ggagATATCCCGTGTCTCCATCCCCTTGTGCTCCCGGATCGCTCGctacctgctccagctgctcagcacactGGAGCCACGCTGGGAGCTGCCCGCCCTGGCCTTCCTTGTGGAG gtcctcGAGTGCCTGAACTTGAGTGGAGGCAGTGCTAACAGAGTCCTGCAAATCTTGTCAAGGCACCTGCACAGCAAGTGCAGGGACAGGCGTCGCCTGGCGCTCAGGGCCCTTCTCAAGCTCATTGACAATCCCTCGATG agtgaaaaaatgggGAGCCTGACTGAAAGTCTTGTGGAGCTCCTGTGCGACGCAGATGGAGAGATAGTTAGCATGACAGTCATGCTCCTCAGCTTTATCTCCCGGGACAAGGACATGCTGATAGGCAGCTCCATTGCACTGCGGCTGGTTGAGGCGCTCCTGCCACTCTTTGACCAC GACAATAGCCaggtgcagctgctctccatcctgctcttccaaacattgctgtctcttccactggaaaaggacaaaaaggccCTGAAGACACACGTGCgccagagcctgctgccacTCTTCTTCCACTGCCATGATGAGGATGGGcgtgtggcacag gcttctcagGAAACGCTGCTTTGTGTGGCCCAGTTCCTGAAGAGGAGGGATCTGGAAAAAgtggtgaagaagaagaagctgtGGAAGTTCACCGAGTGCCTG ctggcagacGACAGCAgcagagcggccgagcacctgcGCCAGGCCATGCCCTAcctggagagcccagaggagccccTGCGAGAGGCGGCCATCAGGTTCCTGG GGATGGCCGGGCGGCAGctgagggggaagaaggaagagctcCAGCTCATCTGTGAGG CCCTTGAAGGCACGGCAAATGACATCAGCATCGCCGTTGGAAGCCTGGCAATTCAAACGTTGTACATCCTCCAGGCAGTAGAGAGAGCTGGATATTCCCTCTTGGACAGCCTGCATGATCAGCTCCTCAGGGCATGGAGGACACGGCCTCGTCTCTTGGGGCTCGGCTGGCTGCGCTGCCGGAGCTGTGCAGAGTGCTGA